In the Quercus lobata isolate SW786 chromosome 5, ValleyOak3.0 Primary Assembly, whole genome shotgun sequence genome, one interval contains:
- the LOC115991460 gene encoding mediator of RNA polymerase II transcription subunit 19a-like, whose translation MDREGRKFGRGPRELSGAVDLINQYKLWPHHEFFCKRPLPLSVSQTHYLRNVVGDTEIRRGEGMELDQLSQSISYLRERNAHIHPFDLDALWEAFQMRETTPVYLTDAEKGMPSAGAKSNDDSRDQKRKHKKHKDKDKKKDKDHKKHKHRHKDKSDDKDKNRDGHLDLKQQDKKRRHEGNGDLFDSRKHQKARTIK comes from the exons ATGGATCGTGAAGGTAGAAAGTTTGGAAGGG GGCCTAGGGAACTTAGTGGTGCTGTTGATCTCATAAATCAGTATAAGTTGTGGCCTCATCATGAATTCTTTTGCAAGAGACCACTTCCTTTATCAGTGTCGCAGACTCATTATCTACGCAATGTGGTGGGAGACACGGAAATTAGGAGAGGAGAAGGGATGGAATTAGATCAACTCTCGCAGAGTATTTCCTATTTGAGAGAGAGGAATGCACATATACATCCTTTTGACTTGGATGCACTGTGGGAAGCCTTTCAGATGAGAGAGACAACTCCTGTCTACCTGACTGAT GCTGAGAAGGGGATGCCTAGTGCAGGGGCAAAGTCAAATGATGACTCCAGAGACCAGAAGAGGAAGCATAAGAAGCACAAGGACAAAGACAAGAAGAAGGATAAGGATCATAAGAAGCACAAACACCGCCACAAAGACAAGAGTGATGATAAGGATAAAAATAGAGATGGACATCTTGATTTGAAACAGCAAGACAAG AAAAGGAGGCATGAAGGAAATGGAGATCTTTTTGATAGTCGCAAGCATCAAAAAGCCAG AACTATTAAATAA